TCAAACTGAAGAGTCATACTACTTTGTTAGCATATGAAAAGTACTGTTTAGAATTAATCTAGACTGGCATGGGAGATTTCCATGACCATCACAGCTGACCGGTAGTTCCACCTCGACAGAGCTCAGAGACCTGTGGTGACTTGTGTGAGTTCTGAGTTGATGTCAACACTGGGCTGGCAGCGCAAATCCAGTGATGACATCTCGACTGCTAGTCATACCTGCCGGTTGGTTCGGTCTACTGTGGGACTTGACTGAGCCTCCCGCTGTGGATTGCGGGTACGTGTTGATCGCATTGAATTCTGCAGGTCCAGTACTGAGGGACTGGGTATGCAGAACTCACGGAAACAGCGCTTGAAGTTCTCGTCCAGGAAGGCATAGAGCACCGGGTTGAGGCAGCTGTTGGTGTAACCCAAGGCGATGCAGAAGTGCCAGGTGATGGTCTGCAGTAGAGAGTTGGGGATGGTCACCAGGGCCTTGATGATCACAAAGATGTGGATGGGGGTCCAGCACACAATGAAGACGGCCACCACCACTAGCACCATGCGCGTGATGCGTCGCAGGTTACGGTCCTTCTCCTTGGAGCCAGACAGCATGCGGACACTCTTCAAGCGCAGGATCATCAGGCCGTAGCACACCGTGATAATCAACACAGGCATTATGAAGGCAAAGATGAAAACACAGATCTTTAGCAGGTTCTCCCAGTACCAGGATGGGTGAGGGAACACGAGAGTGCAGTCAACAATGCCTGCTGCAGTGGGAGAAAGAATGAGCACAAAATGGCACACTGAAACAAGATTAAAAACAACAGTGCTTTATCTCTTTATGAAGTTACGAAAAGCAGTGGCTCTATTATGGTCTGAAGCCATTTTGCTGGCTTGGATTGGgtccattttctgttttttttaattttttttttattaattggtCCTACATTTTTAGTTTAGTATATAGTGAATTAACGCTTTCAGACACCATTCCTACATAGAAAACTCATCGTTTTTATATACTACGTGGCCAGAGGTAttcggacacctgaccatcagatcTATATGTGCTTGCTGTGCTTGTTATCCCATTCTAATAACATGGTCATTAATATGGAATTTGCTCCCCCCACCCAGCCACCCTCCTACACTCTTCTGGGCAGGATATCTACAAGATCTTTGAATGTGGCTCTGGGAATTTTCAactttcagccacaagagtattagtgagatTGGGCAccgatgtcaggtgaggaggcatGCAGTttgtgttccaattcatcccaaaggtgttcagtgtggttgagtTCAGGACTCAAGTCCACTCAAGTTCTTTCACAtcaaccatgtcttcatagacctcactttgtgcacaggggcaccgtcatgctggaacagatttgggctccttagttcgAGTCAAGGGGAATcttaatgctgcagcatacaaagacattctagataaCTGTGTgattccaaatttgtggcaggGGTTTGGGGAAGTATCATGATGACGTACATTTAGGTGTTCTCTAAGAAACACTGGgatctttttatttgtaattcatTTAGCAAAATATATTGAATTTTACCCCctcttcaatattatgggctattttgtgtagattcatgacattcgggtccaggttgtaacactacgaaatgtggaaaagttcaagggctgaatacttatgcaaggtacTGTGTTGTTGGCTTCACTGAAAGATGACTCAAACAAGATTTTATCCATACTCATAATTCAGAACACTGACAGCAGGATGAATAAGTTACATTAGATACCTGATTATTTTTGACACATGAATACAGATTTGCACCTCAGGTTTTGGCTTGCCGTTTTTCATATAAAGCTGTCAACTAAAAGGACAAAGCACTTCCATTATACTCATATCACTATTCTGAACTTAATCCTAAATAAAAgagttttttattatattagatTTACTTTATTCACTGCACTCAATCCATTCTTTTGCTAATATCTAACACTCTTCCTAGTCCCTTaggaaaaatgcaaataaatttatGAAAGGTGTTTGaattatgtaataatttaaCACACATACCGTTGCTGTGGTAGTCGAGTGTAGTAATAGTTGAAGCCATGATCATGACTGGCAGACCAATAGCAGACgacaggatccagttgcagatgTTGACGATCTTGGCATTGCGGGGCGTCCTGAAGTCCAAAGCTTTCACAGGGTGGCACACGGCAATGTAGCGGTCTACACTCATAGTGGTCAACGTGAAGATGCTTGTAAACATGTTGTAATAGTCGATCGACATGACAATCTTGCACAGGATGTCCCCAAAAGGCCAGGTGCCCATGAGATAATTCACACTTTGGAAGGGGAGGGTACTGGTAGCCAAGGCATCTGCCAGGGCCAAGTTAAAGATGTAGATGTTTGTCGCAGTCTTCATTTTGGTGTATCTGTGGTGAATAGAAGCAGATCACACAGAAGTGCTGTATTAAATTTCTTGCAAATAATTTTCATGTACGATCGAGTTGAATTAATGGCAAAACTGAATTCATAGTAGAAAATGATAATGGAAAACTACAGGAAAAActactgcagaaaaaaacagtactgaAGAGAACATTAGAACAACTGGATTGTAATATTACATATAGTATAGGTATgaaactgaatacaaatacattatttggactGAACAGATTTGAATACAGAAACAAATGGGAGGTGCTCTATTCCTTTTTTCCACAtaagcaggaggtttttactttcatccaGGCAAGCATTATATATGAagatatatttttggaaatacagccaattaaattcattagaaattgTCACTtgcaggtacaaacaaatatCCTGTAACTGTGTAAGTgggattaaaaatataatactgtCTTGCGCACATCCCTTCTTAAAAAAgtaactaacaaacaaacaaaaaaaaaacttccacttaattcaggtttaaatctgaatacagatacagttagtaacactgcattacacccctaatgcAGTATAtgatttatgttaatgttacacCTTTGTCTTAGTCTGGTAGTCATCTGCAGCccttttaaaaaagatattaattTGAAAAGCCATCTCATATTCAATACTTATATTTACTACTTACATACTTAAAACCAAACTCATTATTCATTCTTCTCCTTGACTTACAGAGCTCTCATCATAATTAGGCATCAGCAAATCACCTAATTTCTCAGGCTTTTCATATGAACAGATGAATACGGGAGCACTTCCCCACCT
This sequence is a window from Pangasianodon hypophthalmus isolate fPanHyp1 chromosome 3, fPanHyp1.pri, whole genome shotgun sequence. Protein-coding genes within it:
- the oprm1 gene encoding mu-type opioid receptor, translated to MESVVNISAPLYHLSHLSNLSVFCPNLSSSGGGNATLLENGMCERPTDTNKGSTPVIIAIIITALYSIVCVVGLVGNVLVMYVIIRYTKMKTATNIYIFNLALADALATSTLPFQSVNYLMGTWPFGDILCKIVMSIDYYNMFTSIFTLTTMSVDRYIAVCHPVKALDFRTPRNAKIVNICNWILSSAIGLPVMIMASTITTLDYHSNAGIVDCTLVFPHPSWYWENLLKICVFIFAFIMPVLIITVCYGLMILRLKSVRMLSGSKEKDRNLRRITRMVLVVVAVFIVCWTPIHIFVIIKALVTIPNSLLQTITWHFCIALGYTNSCLNPVLYAFLDENFKRCFREFCIPSPSVLDLQNSMRSTRTRNPQREAQSSPTVDRTNRQV